A genomic window from Gossypium hirsutum isolate 1008001.06 chromosome D12, Gossypium_hirsutum_v2.1, whole genome shotgun sequence includes:
- the LOC107947196 gene encoding uncharacterized protein codes for MEAAASVAASGSGSLPMQSSSRKEWRAVPDNHVVRNPGDDVGLDRSKLGQSDERTLYEMQHGGEPADADFFPITVDGSLDDDILQQRIHDVARQREQLQQMEVELRAQAIARSSVLEMQSRYDAEIKAHANTAAKLEEQLRESEQTIHQLERKMEEKDRELHAIKVEKEEAWAKEDLLREQNKELATFRREHDHSEAERAQHIKQIHDLQEHVQEKERQIIELQEQYRAAQEAILFKDEQLREAQTWLSRVQEVDVLQSSTNHTLQAELRERTEQYNQLWHGCQRQFAEMERLHLHTVHQLQLELADARERKGTYSDESRITKANSKDLPQFGQHNGNQVDSNGSGATNVNTGVISKGASASVQPFSGNASNLNQNDHVRSGPIAPLGMPAYLPPEQVTALQSFVMHQQGVPHSVVSHVGPYSMQAMSSVQQWQNQQVSSEGFQPSGPNQLPPSQTDQSLGRSDVSHECEISVDGQAICPDHVDHISQGSESISVISSSTGKAQVVESINSSYLVKPQSEPNLQQISSQFHDALKLGTLEQSCESKEQNMLNMKNHMLKDQDLTVEEGSTAASASLSPPDSSVQSVGSCETTISNGTGAILPKKSVTTEQTNILMPGKTSEAALLEERALLACIVRTIPPGGRIRISSTLPNRLGKMLAPLHWHDYKKKYGKLDDFVALHPELFVIEDDYIRLREGAQEIIAATAAVAKVAAAAAASSPHSTFLPSVAVTPIAPPNRLKKGVPSVDSNHVRNENAVFKKQAAVSKNAADDHSQLLGMQKQQPNGISFGVAGSLSNVKILSKSKGPREINGANFERTSIESKASGHGRSNSNFVGKQDRATGAALTSRR; via the exons ATGGAGGCCGCGGCCAGTGTCGCCGCCTCGGGGAGCGGCTCGTTGCCGATGCAATCATCGTCGCGGAAAGAGTGGCGTGCCGTTCCCGACAACCATGTGGTTCGGAACCCCGGGGATGATGTG GGATTGGACAGATCAAAGTTGGGACAATCTGATGAGAGAACCTTATATGAG ATGCAACATGGAGGAGAGCCTGCTGATGCTGACTTCTTTCCGATCACGGTGGATGGAAGTCTAGATGACGACATATTGCAACAGCGAATCCACGATGTTGCCAGACAGAGAGAGCAGCTCCAGCAGATGGAAGTTGAACTGCGAGCTCAAGCAATTGCTAGATCAAGTGTTCTGGAAATGCAGAGCAGATATGATGCTGAAATCAAAGCCCATGCCAATACTGCTGCCAAGCTTGAG GAGCAACTCCGTGAAAGTGAACAGACCATACATCAGTTGGAAAGGAAAATGGAAGAGAAAGATAGAGAATTACATGCCATAAAAGTGGAAAAAGAAGAG GCCTGGGCAAAGGAAGACCTCCTCAGAGAACAAAATAAGGAACTAGCAACTTTTAG AAGAGAGCATGATCATTCAGAAGCAGAGAGAGCCCAGCATATAAAACAGATACATGATCTTCAAGAGCATGTTCAAGAAAAAGAGAGGCAGATTATTGAGTTGCAGGAACAG TATAGGGCTGCTCAGGAAGCCATTCTTTTTAAGGATGAACAGTTGAGAGAGGCCCAAACTTGGCTTTCACGTGTCCAGGAGGTGGATGTTTTGCAGTCAAGTACAAACCACACCTTACAGGCTGAATTAAGAGAACGGACAGAGCAATATAACCAGCTGTGGCATGGCTGTCAGAGACAG TTTGCAGAGATGGAGAGACTTCATTTACATACGGTGCATCAGCTTCAACTTGAACTGGCTGATGCAAGAGAGAGGAAAGGTACTTATAGTGATGAATCACGTATAACAAAAGCAAATTCAAAAGATTTACCTCAATTTGGTCAACATAATGGAAACCAAGTGGATTCTAATGGAAGTGGTGCAACAAATGTGAATACTGGGGTAATTTCAAAGGGGGCTTCAGCCAGTGTTCAACCATTTTCTGGCAATGCATCAAATCTG AATCAGAATGATCATGTTCGAAGTGGTCCGATTGCTCCACTTGGTATGCCTGCTTATCTCCCACCTGAGCAGGTTACTGCTCTGCAGTCATTTGTCATGCATCAACAGGGGGTTCCTCATTCTGTGGTATCCCATGTTGGACCCTACTCAATGCAAGCAATGTCATCCGTCCAACAGTGGCAGAACCAACAG GTTTCATCAGAGGGTTTCCAGCCTTCTGGACCGAATCAACTTCCACCATCGCAAACCGATCAAAGCCTCGGGAGGTCAGACGTAAGTCATGAGTGCGAAATATCTGTTGATGGACAAGCCATTTGTCCAGACCATGTAGATCATATAAGCCAAGGGTCAGAGTCGATTTCTGTAATATCATCATCTACTGGAAAAGCACAG GTCGTTGAGTCAATTAACTCAAGTTACCTTGTGAAACCCCAATCTGAGCCAAACTTGCAACAGATTTCTTCACAATTTCATGATGCATTGAAATTGGGCACTCTTGAACAGAGCTGTGAATCCAAG GAACAGAATATGCTTAACATGAAAAATCATATGCTGAAGGACCAAGATCTAACGGTGGAAGAAGGAAGTACTGCTGCCAGTGCCAGCCTATCTCCTCCTGATTCTTCAGTGCAGTCTGTTGGTTCCTGTGAAACAACAATCAGCAATGGCACTGGTGCTATTTTGCCCAAAAAGTCTGTAACAACTGAGCAGACTAATATATTGATGCCAGGTAAGACTTCAGAGGCTGCTCTGCTTGAGGAAAGAGCATTGTTGGCCTGCATTGTTCGTACAATTCCACCTGGTGGTAGAATTCGAATCAGTTCAACG CTACCAAATAGGCTGGGGAAAATGCTTGCACCTTTACACTGGCATGATTACAAGAAAAAGTATGGAAAGCTGGATGACTTTGTAGCCCTTCACCCTGAG TTATTTGTAATTGAGGATGATTATATTCGGCTACGGGAGGGAGCACAGGAGATAATAGCAGCCACAGCTGCTGTTGCTAAAGTTGCTGCAGCTGCCGCAGCCTCATCTCCTCACTCCACATTTTTGCCTTCTGTTGCTGTTACTCCAATTGCACCACCTAACCGACTAAAGAAAGGAGTACCATCAGTTGATTCCAACCATGTGAGGAATGAGAATGCTGTTTTCAAGAAGCAAGCAGCAGTCTCTAAAAATGCTGCTGATGATCATTCGCAGCTGTTAGGAATGCAGAAGCAACAACCGAATGGCATTTCTTTTGGTGTGGCCGGTAGTCTCTCAAATGTAAAAATATTGAGCAAATCTAAAGGCCCTAGAGAAATTAATGGAGCCAATTTTGAGAGAACAAGTATTGAAAGCAAGGCCTCTGGTCATGGAAGGTCTAATTCGAATTTTGTTGGAAAACAGGACAG GGCAACTGGGGCAGCATTAACTTCTAGAAGATAG